AGTTCTCGAAGGCTTTGATGTACCTGTTGAGCACCGCCTTGGCCTGCGGCGCGGTCGGCTCGGCGATCTCGTCGGCGGCCGGTGCCCGCTCCTGCAAGGTCGCGCGGGCCCGCTGCAGCGTGCTCTTCACCGATGCCGTCGAGACCTCCAGCATGGCCGCGACCTCCGCCGCCGGAAACGCCAGCACGTCCCGCAGCACCAACACCGCCCGCTGCCGCGCCGGCAGGTGCTGCAGGCTCGCGACCAGCGCCAGCCGCACCCCCTCGCGCGCGGCGACCACCGACGCCGGGTCCTCGGCGTCGGTGGTGACCAGCGCGTCCGGGACCGGCTGGAGCCACTGCTCCCGCAGGTCCGGTTCGAGCTGCGCGCTCTGCGTGTACCGCTCCGGCGGGCCCAGGCCGGACGGCAGGACCCGGCGATCCGCGTCGCGCCGCCTGGCCAACGCCGTCAGACAACCGTTGGTGGCGATCTGGTAGAGCCAGGTCCGCACCGACGAACGCCCCTCGAACCCGCCATGGTGCCGCCAAGCCCGCAGATACGTCTCCTGCACGAGGTCCTCGGCGTCGAGCACCGAGCCGAGCATGCGGTAGCAGTGGGCGAACAGCTCCCGCCGGTAGGGCTCTGTCTCCCTGGCGAAATCGTCGGCGAATTCGTCGCCGTAGTCGGCGTCCGCGGCGTCGGCCATAGGCGCGTCCCTACACCTCTCGTCCGAGGTACGCGGCCAACCGGTCCGCGGCGCACGCACCATCCGGAGCAGCACGCTCCGGCCCGAACGATGCCTCAGTGTCCGGACCGCGCAGCGCGTCGGTGATGGACACTTCGGCCAGCCCGAGCAGCGCCACGGCGAGCTCTGGCACGAGATCGGTGTCCTGCCCGAGGGCGCGCGCGAGATCCCAGCCGTGCGTGAACTGGTCGGTGGCCGCGAACTGCGCCAGCGCCGTGCCGGGGAACTCCCCGAAGGGCACCGTCACCATCCGCTCCGCGGCGCCCGGCGCTCCGAACGCGTCGAGCGTGACGCGGATGCTCTCCTCATAAGCGGCTACGAAGTCACCAGCACGCGCACCAGCACGCGCACCGGCACCATCACGCTCACCGCCGACGAAGTCCGCGCCCTCCGCGGCCTCCAGGCCCGGATCACCGGACACCATGGCCGCCCACCAACGCGCCGCACTGATGATGTGATTGATGAGCGCCCGCACATCCCACGACGCACACGGCGTCGGCCTCGCCAGGTCCTGCGGCTCGACCTTCCGCAGGACACCCATCGTGCTGTCGAAGGCTGAGCTCAAATCCACACCCCGGCCCACGCTCGGTTCCGTCATCGTCGATCCTCTCATCCGCGAACGGCGAACTGCCGCCAACCAGGCAGACTCGGCGCGCGTCGGAAAGGAATCGGTCATGGTCGCGACCAGCGGCGAACCGGGGGAATCGCTCGGGGCGGGGGCCGTTGTGCGCCGGCTCCCCGCCCCTTGGGGCCACCCGGGACCTCAGCTACGAACCTGACGGACAGGCGCCCGCAGCACCTGCCGGCGATGCCACCCCAGATGCTCCGCGTCCGGCACCGGGAACCCGCCCTGCAGCGCCCGCAACGGCCGGTCCAGCAGGTCCAGGACCTGCCGCTCGGCGCTCGCCGACCGGCCCACGAAGTGCGCGGTGACCATGATCCGGTGATCGGTGGCGACGCCGAGGACGCCCTTGTCGAAGAGCTTGTGGTGCAGCGCGCAC
The sequence above is a segment of the Catenulispora sp. EB89 genome. Coding sequences within it:
- a CDS encoding sigma-70 family RNA polymerase sigma factor; amino-acid sequence: MADAADADYGDEFADDFARETEPYRRELFAHCYRMLGSVLDAEDLVQETYLRAWRHHGGFEGRSSVRTWLYQIATNGCLTALARRRDADRRVLPSGLGPPERYTQSAQLEPDLREQWLQPVPDALVTTDAEDPASVVAAREGVRLALVASLQHLPARQRAVLVLRDVLAFPAAEVAAMLEVSTASVKSTLQRARATLQERAPAADEIAEPTAPQAKAVLNRYIKAFENSDADALTRLLLHDAAIEAPPIRAWFKGLENCIPVLRDRVLGTPGLWRMFPVAGGANGCPAVAGYLRDAQGRYQPYGVVVLEVIGDRVGRIVSFGDPRLLPVFGFENAALREAGPATSPR
- a CDS encoding TIGR03086 family metal-binding protein; translation: MTEPSVGRGVDLSSAFDSTMGVLRKVEPQDLARPTPCASWDVRALINHIISAARWWAAMVSGDPGLEAAEGADFVGGERDGAGARAGARAGDFVAAYEESIRVTLDAFGAPGAAERMVTVPFGEFPGTALAQFAATDQFTHGWDLARALGQDTDLVPELAVALLGLAEVSITDALRGPDTEASFGPERAAPDGACAADRLAAYLGREV